A single genomic interval of Primulina huaijiensis isolate GDHJ02 chromosome 7, ASM1229523v2, whole genome shotgun sequence harbors:
- the LOC140981124 gene encoding UDP-glycosyltransferase 74G1-like codes for MEKKQNEQGKPHCLVLSFPLQGHINPMFQFSKRLRHTGIPKITLVTTKFFLKSVQNFPDACFKVETISDGFDDGGMEAVKPEEAYSRCSEYGSRTLAELVEKLRSSGSPADCVIYDPFYPWVFDVAEKFGLMTAVFFTQPNSVNCIYFNAYTKELKLPVMEDRIRIPGGFPVMDRSDLPSFIQDHESDPTRSEIMMEQFRNVQRVDWVFVNTFHQLEQEVTDWLSKFMDMRPIGPTIPSMFLDKRIPDDSQYGLSIFTPITDTCFEWLDNQPIGSVVYVSFGSFARPTVEQMEELALALKSLDWPFLWVVRASEESKLPKNYEEEIRDKGLVVAWCPQLQVLKHEAVGCFVTHCGWNSTLEALSLGVPLVAMPQWTDQYTNAKFVEDVWRMGIRAKTDDKKLVGRAEIVNCVNHVMGSETGREMRSNSTKWKELAREAVEEAGSSDQNIQEFVSALKLKFC; via the exons ATGGAGAAAAAGCAAAACGAACAAGGAAAACCCCACTGCCTCGTGCTCTCGTTCCCTCTGCAAGGCCACATTAACCCCATGTTCCAATTCTCCAAGCGCTTAAGACACACAGGAATCCCGAAAATCACCCTCGTCACCACCAAATTCTTCCTCAAATCCGTTCAAAATTTCCCCGACGCCTGCTTCAAGGTGGAGACAATCTCAGACGGTTTCGACGACGGCGGCATGGAGGCCGTGAAGCCCGAAGAAGCCTACAGTCGCTGCTCGGAATACGGGTCGAGAACATTGGCGGAGCTGGTCGAGAAGCTTCGGAGCTCGGGGTCGCCCGCTGATTGCGTGATATACGACCCGTTTTACCCATGGGTATTCGATGTGGCTGAGAAGTTTGGATTGATGACCGCCGTTTTCTTTACTCAGCCTAATTCGGTCAACTGTATCTACTTCAACGCGTACACAAAGGAGCTCAAACTTCCGGTTATGGAGGATAGGATTCGGATCCCCGGCGGGTTTCCGGTTATGGACCGCTCCGATCTGCCTTCGTTTATCCAGGATCATGAGTCGGATCCCACGAGGTCCGAGATCATGATGGAGCAGTTCAGGAATGTGCAGCGGGTCGACTGGGTTTTTGTTAATACATTTCACCAATTGGAACAAGAG GTAACAGATTGGCTGTCAAAGTTCATGGATATGAGGCCGATAGGCCCAACCATACCATCGATGTTCCTGGACAAACGCATTCCAGACGACAGCCAATATGGACTCAGTATTTTCACGCCAATAACCGATACTTGCTTCGAATGGCTCGATAACCAGCCCATCGGGTCGGTTGTCTACGTATCATTTGGAAGCTTCGCAAGGCCAACAGTCGAGCAGATGGAAGAATTAGCGCTTGCACTAAAATCACTCGATTGGCCTTTCTTGTGGGTAGTTAGAGCATCCGAGGAATCTAAACTTCCAAAAAATTACGAGGAGGAGATACGTGACAAGGGGCTCGTTGTGGCGTGGTGCCCTCAACTACAAGTCTTGAAACACGAGGCGGTAGGGTGTTTCGTGACACACTGTGGGTGGAATTCGACGTTAGAGGCGCTGAGTTTGGGCGTCCCGTTGGTGGCGATGCCGCAGTGGACCGATCAGTACACGAATGCAAAGTTTGTCGAGGATGTTTGGCGCATGGGGATCAGGGCGAAAACGGACGATAAAAAACTCGTTGGACGAGCGGAGATAGTTAATTGTGTAAACCATGTGATGGGAAGCGAGACGGGGAGAGAGATGAGATCGAATTCGACCAAGTGGAAGGAATTGGCTAGGGAAGCTGTGGAGGAAGCAGGGAGCTCCGATCAAAATATTCAAGAATTTGTTTCAGCGTTGAAGTTGAAATTTTGCTAA